One stretch of Microaerobacter geothermalis DNA includes these proteins:
- a CDS encoding GntR family transcriptional regulator: MIERSNPIPLYEQLKNKIIEQIDEGILKPGQQIPSERELCEKYNVSRITVRQAISLAVNEGILLRSHGRGTFVAGPKIQQGLTKISNFEQTLAQQGIVGSTDLLNTDVIPNDFYFSRLLNISINEPIVNIELLGYGNELPLVYYTSYFSFNIGNKFINLAKEKVANHEPFSTLDLYGNLSELYPTHTEQTIEAIVSDDRLSELLKVEKGSPLLNISSIIYSGNQPLEYKEAFYRGDKYKFFITREFNFNGENNE; this comes from the coding sequence ATGATTGAACGAAGTAATCCAATTCCTCTATACGAACAATTAAAAAACAAAATAATCGAACAAATTGATGAGGGAATATTAAAACCTGGGCAACAAATCCCATCAGAAAGAGAATTATGTGAAAAATATAATGTCAGCAGAATTACGGTGAGGCAGGCGATTTCCCTTGCTGTAAACGAAGGGATTCTTTTAAGAAGCCATGGAAGAGGTACTTTTGTCGCCGGACCAAAAATCCAACAGGGATTAACAAAAATCAGCAATTTTGAACAGACATTGGCCCAGCAGGGGATTGTTGGTTCAACGGATCTGCTTAACACAGATGTGATACCAAATGATTTTTATTTTTCCCGTTTACTAAATATCAGTATAAACGAGCCCATCGTAAATATTGAGCTTCTCGGATATGGGAATGAACTTCCATTAGTATACTATACTTCCTATTTTTCATTTAATATTGGAAACAAGTTTATCAATCTTGCCAAGGAGAAGGTTGCAAATCATGAACCTTTCTCAACACTGGATTTATATGGGAATCTTTCGGAATTATATCCTACCCATACAGAGCAGACGATTGAGGCAATTGTTTCGGATGACAGATTGTCCGAATTGCTTAAAGTAGAAAAAGGATCCCCTTTACTAAATATTTCATCAATCATCTATTCTGGAAATCAGCCGTTGGAATATAAAGAGGCATTTTACCGTGGAGATAAATATAAATTCTTTATTACGCGTGAGTTTAATTTTAATGGAGAGAACAATGAATAA
- a CDS encoding GNAT family N-acetyltransferase gives MNNYLVEIVNHLTLDLLIKMVEIESLGFGSNGGLDEWGLSPLVRYGRVYILKSFEKEIGLAEVLRCFENPNEAYIYGVSIIPNYRGKGLGKFFVQHIIKDLSDMNFRRIVLTVSEENKSAIHLYTSLGFSTVDYLKDEYGKGIHRIKMCLDLS, from the coding sequence ATGAATAATTATTTGGTTGAGATAGTGAATCATCTAACTTTAGACCTGTTAATCAAAATGGTAGAAATTGAAAGTTTGGGATTCGGTTCAAACGGAGGTTTAGATGAATGGGGACTTTCTCCTCTAGTTCGATATGGCCGAGTTTATATATTAAAATCCTTTGAGAAAGAAATAGGATTGGCTGAAGTCCTTCGTTGTTTTGAAAATCCAAATGAAGCGTATATTTATGGAGTTTCTATCATTCCTAATTACCGTGGTAAAGGACTGGGAAAATTTTTTGTGCAGCATATCATAAAAGATTTGAGTGACATGAATTTTCGTAGAATTGTACTAACCGTCTCTGAGGAGAACAAAAGTGCGATTCATTTATATACTTCATTAGGATTTTCAACTGTTGATTATTTAAAAGATGAATACGGAAAAGGAATTCACCGGATTAAAATGTGCTTAGATCTTTCTTAA
- a CDS encoding cobyrinate a,c-diamide synthase — protein MNRIVIAGTGSGVGKTTLTIGLMAALKRRGYIVQGFKCGPDYIDPTYHTAVTGRVSRNLDSWILNHEAVKEVFVRGSEGADISIIEGVMGFYDGKSPVSNEGSTAEISMLTESPVVLVVNCQSMARSAAAIVKGFQCFAEGVQIVGVIANRVGSVGHFRLVKEAVEQECGIPVIGYLLWEEEMEIPERHLGLVPSIERGELQPLFDRLADMVEKTVDLERLTELAAVPALRAEARLFRKKEKKMVKIAVAKDAAFHFYYPENLELLERCGVELTYFSPLAGEKLPNDADGIYIGGGFPEEFADVLSKEEEVMVSIREAIRAGLPTLAECGGFMYLTEAIETSDGRTYPMVGIIPGKVKMQKKLAAIGYREVSGTAGNFLLAEEQARGHEFHYSIFTPGKKITHAYQTKELRGEKPEGCLQGNLVAGYTHLHFASQPNIVKRWVEKCREVKESR, from the coding sequence ATGAATAGAATTGTCATTGCAGGAACAGGCAGCGGTGTCGGAAAAACGACACTTACGATCGGACTGATGGCCGCGTTAAAACGAAGAGGGTATATCGTCCAGGGGTTTAAATGCGGACCGGATTATATTGATCCAACATATCATACAGCGGTGACAGGTAGAGTGTCTCGCAATTTGGACAGTTGGATACTTAACCATGAGGCGGTGAAGGAGGTTTTTGTCAGGGGAAGCGAAGGAGCAGATATTTCCATCATTGAAGGGGTGATGGGATTCTATGATGGTAAGAGTCCTGTGAGCAACGAGGGCAGTACGGCGGAAATCAGCATGCTCACCGAGTCGCCTGTAGTTCTCGTAGTGAACTGCCAGAGCATGGCGCGAAGTGCGGCGGCGATCGTAAAAGGTTTTCAATGTTTTGCCGAAGGTGTCCAAATTGTAGGAGTGATTGCCAATAGAGTGGGCAGCGTCGGACATTTTCGCCTGGTAAAAGAAGCGGTCGAGCAGGAATGCGGAATTCCGGTGATCGGATACTTGCTGTGGGAGGAAGAGATGGAGATTCCAGAACGCCATCTTGGGTTGGTACCGTCCATCGAACGGGGTGAGCTGCAGCCGCTGTTTGACAGGCTGGCCGATATGGTCGAAAAAACGGTCGATTTAGAGCGATTGACAGAACTTGCCGCTGTCCCGGCATTACGGGCAGAGGCCAGGCTATTTCGGAAGAAGGAGAAAAAAATGGTGAAGATTGCTGTTGCTAAAGATGCGGCATTTCACTTCTACTATCCGGAGAATCTGGAGCTGCTCGAGCGTTGCGGAGTCGAGTTAACCTATTTTTCTCCCCTTGCCGGAGAAAAACTGCCGAATGACGCGGACGGAATTTATATCGGTGGCGGTTTTCCCGAGGAATTTGCCGATGTCCTTTCTAAAGAGGAAGAAGTGATGGTATCGATAAGGGAGGCAATAAGAGCAGGTCTGCCCACTCTTGCGGAGTGTGGCGGTTTCATGTATTTGACGGAGGCAATCGAGACGAGTGATGGCCGAACTTATCCAATGGTTGGTATCATTCCGGGAAAAGTAAAGATGCAGAAAAAACTTGCAGCCATTGGCTACCGGGAGGTCAGCGGAACGGCGGGCAATTTTTTGCTTGCTGAAGAACAGGCAAGAGGGCACGAATTTCACTATTCCATTTTTACCCCAGGAAAAAAAATCACCCATGCTTATCAAACAAAGGAATTACGTGGGGAAAAACCGGAGGGATGTTTGCAAGGGAACTTAGTTGCCGGTTACACCCACCTCCATTTTGCTTCTCAACCAAACATCGTAAAAAGATGGGTGGAAAAATGCCGTGAGGTCAAGGAATCCCGCTGA
- the cbiE gene encoding precorrin-6y C5,15-methyltransferase (decarboxylating) subunit CbiE has product MKVIGIGDNGKESLLPLYQKWIEESELLVGGERHLGFFPEYRGEKLAIKGGLAGLVERLHKESKKTVILASGDPLFYGIGGYLSKKLKVEIYPNLSSLQLAFARMGESWQDAYFTSVHGKSMKGLAQRIDGKDKIALLTDTENNPNAIANYMLSFGMTEYRAFIGENLNSERERVGWYSLSEMADQRFSDLNVVILKKEKDGPYWPIGIEDEEFSQRKPDKGLITKREIRVLSLGNLNLKPESIVWDIGACTGSIAIEAARIARYGEVYAIEKNERDIQNCYENMHKFRTDFMVIHGKAPAGLERFADPDAVFIGGTGGEMRELLHICCSRLKVGGRIVLNAATMETLNEAARVFEMEGFETQITLAQLSRSKSILNMKRFEALNPVFIITARRRHE; this is encoded by the coding sequence ATGAAAGTGATTGGAATCGGTGATAACGGTAAGGAGAGCCTCCTTCCGCTGTACCAGAAATGGATCGAGGAAAGTGAGCTTTTAGTCGGAGGAGAACGCCATCTGGGATTTTTCCCGGAATACCGGGGGGAGAAACTGGCCATAAAAGGCGGACTAGCGGGTCTAGTAGAAAGATTGCATAAAGAATCAAAGAAAACGGTCATATTGGCATCGGGGGATCCACTGTTCTATGGAATTGGCGGGTATCTGTCAAAAAAACTGAAAGTGGAAATATACCCAAACTTAAGTTCGCTTCAACTGGCCTTCGCCCGTATGGGGGAAAGTTGGCAGGACGCTTATTTTACAAGTGTCCACGGCAAGAGCATGAAGGGGTTGGCACAAAGAATTGACGGAAAAGACAAGATCGCACTCTTGACAGATACTGAGAATAATCCCAATGCGATCGCAAATTATATGCTGTCCTTTGGAATGACGGAGTATCGTGCGTTTATTGGGGAAAATTTAAACTCAGAAAGGGAAAGGGTCGGATGGTACAGCCTCAGCGAGATGGCGGATCAACGGTTCTCGGATTTAAATGTCGTTATTTTGAAAAAAGAAAAAGACGGTCCTTATTGGCCGATCGGAATCGAAGATGAAGAATTTTCGCAGCGAAAGCCCGATAAAGGGTTGATCACAAAACGGGAAATCCGCGTGTTGAGTTTGGGTAATCTGAACCTGAAACCGGAAAGCATCGTTTGGGATATCGGAGCGTGTACCGGATCGATTGCGATCGAAGCGGCGCGCATCGCCCGTTACGGAGAAGTATACGCAATTGAGAAAAATGAGAGGGATATCCAAAATTGCTATGAAAACATGCATAAGTTCCGAACTGATTTTATGGTGATTCACGGCAAAGCCCCCGCTGGTTTGGAGCGTTTCGCCGATCCTGATGCGGTGTTTATTGGGGGTACTGGCGGTGAGATGAGGGAACTGCTGCATATTTGCTGCAGCCGCCTAAAAGTTGGCGGCCGCATTGTACTGAATGCCGCAACGATGGAAACGCTGAACGAAGCAGCGCGGGTTTTTGAGATGGAAGGTTTTGAAACGCAGATTACATTGGCACAGCTGTCGCGCAGCAAATCGATTTTAAACATGAAGCGGTTCGAGGCATTAAATCCGGTATTTATCATAACTGCAAGGAGGAGACATGAATAA
- a CDS encoding cobalt-precorrin 5A hydrolase, whose amino-acid sequence MMIYLQEGRIPAIQKKGDYAVVAITKHGTELARKLQANFPLVDVYYMGKFAKGDEAERGIQMFFGSVRLLLPALFSVYKGIIGIFSIGAMVRLSAPLIKDKKSDPAVVVIDDKGEHVISVLSGHLGGANDLVREVAAILGARPVITTASEVQQTIPVDLFGQRFGWEWESAEKLTPVSASVVNEEHVAIVQESGEKNWWMYDSPIPKNIRIYPSITEAIAAQPRAALVVTHRVLAKEEEEILNNGVLYRPKVIVLGIGCNRGTSANEIEQVIIETLHELKFSVRSVKAVCTIDLKRDEQGLLEVVRKYGWELVCYTPAQLNQVEMEQPSETVYRYTGAYGVSEPAAKLYGRLNRLVLDKKKSGNVTISVGVIRYE is encoded by the coding sequence ATGATGATTTACCTGCAAGAAGGACGAATTCCAGCGATACAAAAAAAGGGTGACTATGCTGTTGTGGCGATTACCAAACATGGAACGGAACTTGCGCGCAAGTTGCAGGCTAATTTTCCGCTTGTCGACGTGTATTATATGGGCAAATTTGCAAAAGGGGATGAAGCGGAGCGGGGGATTCAGATGTTTTTCGGAAGTGTGCGCCTGCTTCTTCCTGCTCTTTTTTCAGTGTATAAAGGGATCATTGGTATCTTTTCCATTGGTGCGATGGTTCGTTTGTCCGCCCCGCTAATAAAGGATAAAAAAAGTGATCCCGCGGTTGTCGTGATTGATGATAAAGGGGAGCACGTCATCAGCGTCCTTTCCGGACATTTGGGAGGCGCCAATGATTTGGTGCGGGAAGTAGCGGCGATTCTTGGTGCGCGCCCGGTGATCACGACGGCATCCGAGGTACAGCAAACCATTCCGGTAGATTTGTTTGGGCAACGCTTCGGTTGGGAATGGGAATCGGCAGAGAAACTGACCCCGGTGAGTGCCTCTGTCGTAAATGAAGAACATGTCGCGATTGTCCAGGAATCAGGAGAAAAAAATTGGTGGATGTATGACTCGCCGATTCCAAAAAATATTCGGATATATCCAAGCATTACCGAAGCGATTGCAGCGCAACCACGGGCTGCGCTCGTTGTCACGCATCGAGTGTTGGCAAAGGAAGAAGAAGAAATTTTGAACAATGGAGTGCTCTACCGGCCGAAGGTGATTGTGCTCGGAATCGGCTGCAACCGCGGAACATCGGCTAACGAAATAGAACAGGTGATCATAGAAACACTACATGAACTGAAATTTTCTGTCCGAAGTGTGAAAGCAGTTTGTACGATCGATCTAAAAAGGGATGAGCAGGGCTTATTGGAGGTCGTGCGAAAATACGGATGGGAACTTGTTTGCTATACTCCAGCACAATTAAATCAGGTGGAGATGGAACAACCATCGGAAACGGTGTACAGGTATACGGGTGCCTATGGTGTGAGTGAACCGGCTGCCAAACTGTACGGCAGGTTGAATCGGCTTGTCCTAGACAAAAAGAAGTCGGGAAATGTAACTATTTCAGTTGGAGTGATCAGATATGAATAG
- the cobI gene encoding precorrin-2 C(20)-methyltransferase: MNKLGILYGLGVGPGDPELITIKAFRVLKESPVIAYPKKRMGSKSYALEIVEWYVNPQEKEMVGLVFPMTKDQVILEQEWNRTVETIWEFLRQGKDVVFVTEGDPLLYSTFIHLMRLMNQLYPQIEVKVIPGISSINAAAAQLGLPLADGDEQIAVVPATDDYDAMRKALESHDCVVFIKVAKVMDLILMVLRDLQLINKASVVTKATSREEMIWRNVEELVGSDLGYLTLMVVRK; encoded by the coding sequence ATGAATAAATTAGGCATACTCTATGGTTTGGGGGTCGGCCCGGGTGACCCGGAGCTGATTACCATCAAAGCCTTTCGCGTTTTAAAGGAATCACCTGTCATCGCCTATCCGAAAAAACGAATGGGCAGTAAAAGCTATGCGTTGGAAATCGTGGAATGGTACGTAAATCCGCAGGAAAAAGAAATGGTCGGTTTGGTTTTCCCCATGACCAAGGATCAAGTGATTCTTGAACAGGAATGGAATAGGACGGTTGAGACAATTTGGGAGTTCCTGCGGCAGGGAAAAGACGTTGTGTTCGTGACGGAAGGAGACCCGCTTCTATACAGCACGTTTATCCATTTAATGCGGCTGATGAATCAGCTTTATCCGCAGATTGAGGTAAAAGTAATCCCCGGGATTTCTTCAATTAACGCTGCTGCTGCACAATTGGGGCTACCGTTGGCGGACGGTGACGAGCAGATTGCGGTTGTTCCCGCTACCGATGACTATGATGCGATGAGAAAGGCGTTGGAATCTCATGACTGTGTTGTCTTTATTAAAGTGGCTAAAGTAATGGATCTTATATTAATGGTTTTAAGGGATTTGCAATTAATCAACAAGGCATCGGTGGTAACGAAGGCCACTTCCCGTGAAGAGATGATCTGGCGTAATGTGGAAGAACTCGTGGGAAGTGATCTTGGATATTTGACCTTAATGGTGGTGAGAAAATAA
- the cobM gene encoding precorrin-4 C(11)-methyltransferase translates to MKVYIVGAGPGDPDLITVKGLKILKEADVVMYTDSLVSEELVTRANPEAEILRSSAMSLEEMVDIMADRIRRGKKVVRLHTGDPSVYGAIMEQIALLKKEGIHYEIVPGVSSVFAAAAVAGAELTIPELTQTLILTRAEGRTPVPEREKLKDLASHHCTLALFLSATLTKKVVNELQEAGWSENTPIVVVQKATWPEQVIIRTNLRNLDKDMRKHGIHSHAMILAGWSLDPHIHDKDEYRSKLYDKEFTHGFRKGVQA, encoded by the coding sequence ATGAAGGTTTATATTGTGGGAGCGGGTCCCGGAGACCCTGACTTGATTACAGTAAAAGGTTTAAAGATCCTTAAAGAGGCGGATGTGGTCATGTACACCGATTCACTCGTTAGTGAGGAGCTGGTTACTAGGGCAAACCCCGAGGCAGAAATTTTAAGGAGTTCCGCAATGTCCCTGGAAGAAATGGTAGACATCATGGCCGATCGAATAAGGCGGGGAAAAAAAGTCGTTCGACTTCATACTGGGGACCCGTCGGTATACGGCGCAATTATGGAACAGATCGCCCTTTTGAAAAAGGAAGGAATCCATTACGAGATTGTACCCGGGGTCAGTTCAGTATTTGCGGCGGCAGCGGTAGCGGGAGCGGAACTGACGATTCCCGAATTGACACAGACGTTGATTTTAACAAGAGCGGAGGGGAGGACGCCCGTTCCGGAACGGGAAAAACTGAAGGATTTGGCTTCCCATCACTGTACGTTGGCCTTGTTTCTAAGCGCGACTTTGACGAAAAAAGTGGTCAATGAGCTGCAGGAGGCTGGATGGAGTGAAAATACTCCCATTGTGGTGGTGCAAAAAGCAACGTGGCCCGAACAAGTGATCATTCGAACTAATTTACGAAATCTGGATAAAGATATGCGCAAGCACGGAATCCATTCCCATGCTATGATTTTGGCAGGATGGTCGCTCGACCCGCATATTCATGACAAGGACGAGTACCGGTCAAAATTATATGATAAAGAATTTACGCATGGATTTAGAAAAGGAGTTCAGGCATGA
- the metA gene encoding homoserine O-acetyltransferase MetA: MPIKIPDHLPAGEILHHENIFVMGEDRAFHQDIRPLRIVILNLMPTKEATETQILRLLGNSPLQVEVVLLHPATHTSKNTSPEHLATFYKTFEDIRHQKFDGMIITGAPIEHLEFEKVNYWEELKEIMDWKMHNVSSTLHICWGAQAGLYHHYGIPKYPLNKKMFGVFSHTVNKKNERLLRGFDDVFFVPHSRYTEIRREDIEKVPELEILSESEEAGIYIVASKDGRQVFVTGHSEYDKNTLKLEYERDVKKGLDIAVPKNYFPQDNPDMEPLVNWRSHANLLFSNWLNYYVYQETPYDLNEIK; this comes from the coding sequence ATGCCAATCAAGATTCCCGATCATCTGCCTGCAGGAGAAATACTTCATCATGAAAATATCTTTGTGATGGGAGAGGACCGGGCTTTTCACCAGGATATTCGTCCTTTAAGAATCGTGATTCTAAATTTGATGCCAACAAAAGAAGCGACAGAGACACAAATTCTTCGGTTATTGGGCAATTCACCGCTGCAAGTGGAAGTTGTTTTATTGCATCCGGCTACCCACACTTCGAAGAATACTTCTCCAGAACATTTGGCAACATTTTATAAAACCTTTGAGGATATACGTCATCAAAAATTCGATGGAATGATTATCACCGGAGCTCCCATTGAGCATCTTGAATTTGAAAAAGTTAACTACTGGGAAGAGTTAAAAGAGATTATGGACTGGAAAATGCACAACGTATCTTCTACCCTTCATATTTGCTGGGGGGCTCAGGCTGGTCTTTACCACCATTACGGGATACCTAAATATCCTCTTAACAAAAAAATGTTTGGAGTTTTTTCACATACGGTAAATAAAAAAAATGAAAGGCTTCTCAGGGGATTTGATGATGTATTTTTTGTTCCCCATTCCCGCTATACGGAAATCAGGAGAGAAGATATCGAGAAAGTACCTGAGCTTGAAATTTTGTCGGAATCTGAAGAGGCTGGTATATATATCGTGGCCAGTAAGGATGGACGTCAAGTCTTTGTGACGGGACATTCTGAATATGACAAAAACACGTTAAAATTGGAATATGAACGGGATGTCAAAAAAGGATTAGATATTGCCGTACCCAAAAATTATTTTCCGCAGGACAATCCTGACATGGAACCCCTTGTCAATTGGAGGTCTCATGCTAATCTTCTCTTTTCCAATTGGCTCAATTATTATGTCTATCAGGAAACACCTTATGACTTAAACGAGATTAAATAG